From Mucilaginibacter gotjawali:
GCCGGAGCTGAGCCCGGCAATTGTATATATGGGCAACGCCGGATCGAACCAACGAAATGAGCTTTTAAAAAATGCTTTTGCTTTGCTCCATCCTATCAATTTTGATGAGCCGTTTGGTATGAGCGTTGCTGAAGCGATGCTTTGCGGTACGCCGGTGATCGCTTTTAACCGGGGTTCGATGCCCGAATTGATCCGGCATGAAAAAACAGGATTTCTGGTGAATAATATTGAAGAAGCGGTTGAAGCAGTTGAAAACCTTAAGTATATTCAACGTAAAGCTTGCCAAACCTGGGCGTCCACCATGTTTTCAGCTGAAAAAATGGTGGACGGTTATTTAAAGCTTTATAAAAAGATTTTAGCTAAATAGTTGGCAGGTACAATCTTTGTGTTTTCAATTAAATATTTTACACTTTGCCTTGCATCAAAACCAGCAGATGCTGAGGCGGTAAGCGTAAAGCAGCTTGCGGCTAAAGAATTTGGCTTACCCTAATCTTTGTCTGAAATCAATTTGCTGATCAGATCGGCCAGGTCAACCTCTGCAAAAGCAGTTGATGAATCAGAAACACCGTAGGGAATGATCAGTTTTCCATTATGAATAATGGAGCCGCAGGAATAGAGTACATTGGGTACATAACCTTCGCGTTCGTCGCTGTTGGGTACCAGCAGCGGCTCCTTTAAACGGCCAATTTCAACAGCCGGGTCGTCAAGTTTTAACAAGCTCGCCCCAAGCACATACCTGCGCATCGGGCCAACACCGTGGGTAATTACTATCCATCCATGTTCGGTTTCAATGGGCGAACCGCAATTACCTATTTGTATAAATTCCCAGGTATATTTTGGCTCCTGCAAAAGGATCGGCGTTTCCCAAACATTGATATTATCAGAATACATGATAAAATTATTGCAGCCATCGATGCGGGAGATCATAGCATATTTGCCGTTTATTTTACGGGGAAACAGGGCCAGGTTTTTATTTTGCGCTCCATCCCCATATAAAGGCTTCATTTTAAAGGTAATAAAATCAGTAGTCTGTAATAATTTCGGCATTATCAGCGATCCATCGTATGCCGTATAGGTGGCATAATAAATGATGCTGCCATCCTCGTTCCTGAAACTTACAAAACGTGCGTCTTCAATTCCTTTACGTTCAAATTCGGAAATCGGGAATATAACCCTGTCGGAAATATCGGTATCTAACGAAAAAACAATTTCGTAGTAGGAATCTGCCAGCCATAATATCTTATCATATTCAAATTTCTTTATATCGCTTCCCAGCAATTTTTGCGAATCAATGATGATCCGCCGAAGGCTTGAATATTCAAAATGCTGGTCCAGTTTCGACTCCAGTTCTTTCAATATAGAAACGTTTGTTTGTGTGATGGCCGCCTTATCAAAAAATAATTTTTTATTATAAATCTCATTCCTGATAATTTCAGCCTCATCAATATAATTGCCTGCCGGCAGTACCGTAATCTCATTGTTCTGGTCAATTAAGGCGCGCCTGAAGGTTATGGATGAGATATGGCCCTCGCCAACAGCTCTGAAACTGATGATCACCCTCTTATGTCCTTCCTGTAATTCTGTCTGGTCGGGGTCTTCAACTATCGAAGGATTAAAAAAGGCAGCAGATTCAACCGAATATTCATGGGTAAAATAGGAGCCCACCAGCAGTCTCCGGTAATCAGTTAGTTTTTTATAATCTATTTTGAGTTCCTTGAAAAGGGGCTTCAATTTACTGCAATTGCGGTCTAAAACGCGGGTTATATTCCGGTGCCGCTTTGAATATTCCTGTAATAATGGCGAGACGATGCCAAATACGGTATCGTCATCCAGGGTCATTACTCTTTTAATCAGTTCCCTGGAACGTTCGTTTCCGATAAAAAAAAATCTTGCGATAACCCGTTTCGGATCAGGGTTTATTCTTATTGGTTTACGCTCAACAAAAAGTCTCATATTTTTTATACTTATATAGTTAACGGAAACTTTCCGGAAATGATTGCGGTAATTTAATTTTAGTTGATCAGGTTAGATTAGGTTGATTAAGTGAGTGGTTATATTTCAAGTTTTAACAACTTAATCAACTCAATCTAACCTAATCAACCATTCACAACCTCACACCATCTTATTTCTTTTGATCAGGTATTCTTTTAAAACGTGTTGGTAGCCGTCTTCAATAAAGGCGTCAATAATATCTATATGGTATTGAGCGCATTTCAGCTCCAGTTCGTGGTGGTATTTTTGCAGTGCCGACTGGTAGGATTCTCTTATTTTACCGGGGTGTACTTTTACCTGCTCGCCGCTTTCGATATCAATGAAATGGTGCGGCCGGTTATCGAAGTTAAAATCATGCTCTTTTTGCTTATCGCACACATTAAAAATAATCACTTCGTGTTTACTGTATTTTAAGTGCTGTATCGCAGCAAATAGTGCCTGCAATTTTTCGGGATTGAGGCTATTTTCGAGCATATCGCTGAAAATAATCACCATTGAACGCTGGTGAATCTGCCCGGCAACCTGGTGCAGCACTTTGGTAATATTGGTAGCGGTATTTACTTTAGGTTGGTTGTACGCTTTTTCAAGTTCGGCATACAGGTAAAACAAGTGTGTATTGGTTGATTTTACCTGGCTGATCCCATCCAGTTTATCTGAAAATGTGCATAACCCAAAAGCGTCGCGCTGTTTTTTAAACAGGTACATCAGTGATGCAATGGCGTAAATGGAAAATTGAAGTTTATTGATCCCTTTTTCCGGAAAATTCATGGACGAAGAAGTGTCCAGCAGCAAATAACAGCGGAGATTGGTTTCCTCTTCAAACTGTTTAACAAAAAGTTTATCAGTACGGGCGAGTAGTTTCCAGTCGATATTTTTTACCGATTCGCCGCTGTTATACAAACGGTGTTCAGCAAACTCAACAGAAAAACCATGAAACGGACTTTGGTGCAGTCCGGTAATAAAACCCTCAACAACCTGGCGTGCAAGCAGCTCAAGGTTGGCCAATTGCCGTATTTCCTGATCTTCCTTTAATTGCATATTACTTTTTTTGATTGCATCGATTACGTCAGGGTTTTCATTAAATAACGTGAGTTCGAGATAAAAGAACGTTTGCTCCGCCACGTGGCGGACTACCGCTTTGTAGCACGACGTTCAAACGTTATTTTTGCCGCGTCAGCGGCTACCCAATTCGCGAAGGGTAGCCACTAACGTGGCAATTATCCCTGGTATTTGGTTTCTCCAAAGCGGTAGCCCGCCCATTGGCGGGGCAATGTCATTAAGTTAAACGGGCAATGGCGCTCATAAACGCGCTCCGTTGACTCACCCGGACGTTGCTACGCCTGCCGGCAGGCAGGCTAGTCCGCCCTCTCTTTCGCTACGCGATAAAGAGGGCAAAAAAAAACTCTCTTAACTTAATGACATTGCCCTATGGGGCATACTACAATCTTATTTCGAACTTACGTTAAATAATGTTTCTGATCGCAATATAAACGAAAACACCGATGTTATTTATATTTTAACATCGGTGTTTTTGTTTATTTGTTTTGTAATGACTTTACCTAATCGGTGAAATCATCCACCAATCGGTGAAATCCTTACAATTGTGCGGTCAATTTTCCTGCAAGAACAGATTTTGGAACTGCGCCGATTTGTTTGTCAACAATTTCGCCATTTTTAAAGAATAAAAGTGCTGGTATATTACGGATACCAAATTTCATTGATATACCAGGGTTGTTATCTACATTAACTTTTCCTACAACCGCCTTGCCTTCATATTCTTTTGCAATTTCTTCTACAACCGGTCCAACCATTCTACATGGTCCGCACCATTCTGCCCAAAAATCAACAAGAACGGGTTTATCAGATTTAAGGACGAGTTCGTCAAAGTTTGCATCAGTTATTTCTAAAGCCATGATTTTAATTTTTTAATTTTTAGTGTTACAAATATATACTATTCAAATAGCTTGCCGCAATTGTTCACCTGACAATATGACAATTAAATTATCCCCATTCTGCCGTTATTAACACTGTGATACTCTGTTGACAATGTGAGCCATATTTTTTGTGGATAATCATTTTGGGATAAGCTGGTTAAGGGTTACCTTTTTGGATTATCGGGATTAAATGTTACAATAAAAAACATGTTAAGATTTCTGTTTTTTGGTTTAATCCCATTGATGTTAATATTTGCTGCGCCGGTATTTCAACTGATTTTATCTATCAAAGCGCTTAAAGGCAAGACTAAACTTAACTTGCTTTGGGTGAGTTTTATTGCCTTGATCCTGGGAGTTTTGCTGCCCGTTGGTGCAACTTTCATATCGATTTACGGATTGCCGCCAGGAACGAAATGCGCAACTGGCAGTGTAGGCCTTGTTCTGGGGGGGTGGATGATTACGGCGATGACAGTACCGATTATCGGAATTGTGATGTCTGCATTGTATCACTTTAAACATAAATCGGGCTTAAGCTGACAGACGAAATCCAAATTTCTCACCTCTCGCCTCTCACATCTCACATCTATCCCTTACTTTTACGCCATGAGTATCCTTGTTGAATCATTAACAAAAGTTTACGGTACACAAAAGGCTGTAGATGATATTAGTTTTAGCGCAAATCAAGGCGTTTTGGGTTTTTTGGGACCGAACGGGGCAGGCAAATCAACCACCATGAAAATCATCACCACCTTTATCCCGCAAACCGCAGGTAAGGTATCGGTTTGTGGTTATGATGTTAATCTGCAGCAGCAGGAGGTAAAACGCAATATTGGTTACCTGCCCGAAAGTAACCCGCTTTACCTGGATATGTATGTAAAAGAATCGATGGCTTTTATTGCTTCCGTTCACCGGATGAAGTCGCCGGGGAAGCGGATAGATGAAATTATTGAACAAACAGGGCTCGGCCCGGAGCAGCATAAAAAGATCGGCCAGCTGTCAAAAGGTTACCGGCAGCGGGTAGGGCTCGCGCAGGCCATGATCCATGATCCGCAGGTGCTGATCATGGATGAGCCTACTTCGGGCCTCGACCCAAACCAGTTAATAGGCATCCGTCAACTCATCCTCGATCTGGGTAAAACAAAAACAGTGATCCTGTCAACCCATATCATGCAGGAGGTGGAAGCCGTTTGCGATCATGTAATCATCATCAATAAAGGTAAAATTGTGGCTGACGATACCTTAAGCGGCTTAAGGGATAAGAACCAGGGCAAAACATTGGAGAATATTTTTATCGGGTTGACGAATGGGTTGGTTAGGTTATAGTGAGTTGTAAAGGTTGCAATGAGTTGTAATAGTTTTAAAGGGAATGTAAATCTATGTGATCACAATTCGTGACCACATATGAAAAAAATATAAGATGCGGTCACAAATTGTGACTGCATCCTGAATAGGCCGAAATGATTTTTTATTTTACACAATTAATACGATTAGCTGATAGCATGTTATCACAATTTGTGATGACATATTTTAATGCGGATCTATGATCACAATTTGTGATGATAGCACGAGATGTCTCTAAATTACCTTTAATCGTTATCAATAAATGCAATAATATTTAATTATGTTTGGTGGGTTTAAACCTTATTTAGGATGAATAAATTTTTACTTTTTATAGTTTTTTTATCGGGAATTACATTCGGTACATCGGCACAAACAAAACCGTCAACACAATTAAGCATTGGCGGGGAGTTTGGCTTTCCGGTGGGCCAGGCGGCCTCGGTTTATGGTTCGGTTGTTGGCGCATCGGTTAAACTTGAATTGCCGGTTTCGCAGGCGCCATTTTATTTTACAGTAACGGCAGGTATAACAGATTACCTGGTAAAACTCACTTACGCAGGTAGTTTAAACCCGGCAACGTATGTGCCTGTTGAAGCGGGCGGTAAATACTACTTTAGTAAAATAAGTTATGTTGAGGGCGATCTGGGCTGGTCATCAAACATCAACAACAACTACACAGCTGCAAAGGGCGCTTTTATTTTTGCGCCGGTAATTGGTTTTTCTGCACCGGTATATAAAAAGAAAACCAAAATTGATATCGGTTTAAGATATGAAGGCAGGGTTGAAAAGGGTGGTACTGTTGGACAGATCGCCGGAAGGCTGGCTTATCGTTTTGGCCTTTAAATTATTTATCGTTCTATTGATAGCAGTTTCATAGTTTTGCCAAACAATAAAAGTCGGCGTTTGCGTTTTGCTTGAGATTTTATCATTGTACATTTACGAATTAGCATTTTACCACCTGTGTTCTCCATCCTCAAAAAAGAAATCACTTCCTACCTCAGCTCACTGGTAGCCTATGTCACCATTGGTGTATTTTTATTGGTTTTAGGATTGTTTTTATGGGTATTCCCGGCGTCCAGTATCCTGGATTACGGTTATGCCGGTTTGGATAGCCTTTTCAGCACGGCGCCTTACCTTTTTATGTTCCTGATCCCGGCCATTACCATGCGCTCGCTTGCCGAAGAACGCAGGGAAGGCACTTTTGAACTGCTTTTAACCCGCCCCTTAACCGACTGGCAGATAGTTTTAGGTAAGTATTTTGCCAGCCTTACTATCGTGCTTTTTGCACTTTTACCTACCCTGGTTTATTATTATTCTGTTTATACGTTGGGTTCGCCGCAGGGAAACATCGATACCGGCGGGGTGATAGGCTCTTACATCGGCCTGTTTTTACTGGGCGCCGGGTTTTGTGCCATTGGCATGTTTGCATCCGCTATCAGCAAAAACCAGGTGATTGCTTTCACCGTGGCGGTATTCCTTTGCTTCTTTTTTTACAGCGGGTTCGATTCGCTTAGCCAGCTTTTATCGCTGCAAGGCCTTAATCTCGAGAATTTAGGGATCACAACCCATTACGACTCGGTGAGCCGGGGGGTATTGGATACCCGCGACCTGTGTTATTTTATTGTTTTAGCGGGTATTTTTATTTGTTTGACTTTAATGATGCTGCTTTTACAAAGACAAAAAAGCATGCGCAACCCTGTACTGATAAAGACTTTTGGTTTTCTGCTGTTGATAAGCGTTTTGTCTTCAGCAACTTTTACGCGCTTTGATTTTACCAAAGAAAAACGTTTTACGGTTTCAAAAATAAGCCGGGGGATTATGGATAGCCTGAAGGCGCCAGTTAGGGTGATTGTTTATTTGCAGGGCGATAACTTCCCCCGAATATGAAAAGGCTGCAGCGCGCCACCCGCGATCTGCTGAGCGACCTGCAGGCCTACAGTAACCGCAAGCTGGAGTTTTACTTTGTTGACCCTATAGCGGCCATTAAAAAAATGCCTGAAAACCTGCAGAAGGCCGAATATGATTCATTACAGGTTAGGGGTATTGTGGGACAGCCCTACAGCACCAAAACTGATAACGGCGTAACGCAGATGCTCATTTTCCCGGAAGCCCTGATACAGTTTGAGGGTAAAGATATCGCGGTGAATTTATTACAGTCGCGCATTGGGTTGCCGGAAGAGGAGGTTTATAATAACTCTATCCAAAACCTGGAATATGCTTTTTCATCAGCTATTAAAAAAATAACCGGCGGGGGCCGGCCCATTATCGCTTTTACCGAAGGCGACCATGAACTGAACGACCTGCAAATGGAGGACGCCATGAAATCATTGTCAGATGGTTTCAATATCGGGCGTATCAACCTTAAAACGGTACCCTTCAGTATGCTGATGAAAGTAAGGTTATTGGTGATCCCGAAACCTGATACGGCATTTACAGAACTTGAAAAATATAAGATCGACCAATATATTATGCGCGGCGGCAAGGTATTTTGGGCCATTGACCAGGTAAATGCCGAGCTGGACACCATGCGCGTGCATGGCGGCGACCAGATGTCGTTCGCCAAGCAGCTTAACCTCGACGACCAGTTGTTTACCTATGGCATCCGGATTAATTATGACCTGATTGCCGACCTTAACTGTGCGCAAATACCTATTGTTACCGGCAATACAGGCGGCCAGCCGCAAATACAAATGATACCCTGGTTGTATTACCCGATATTTATGCCGCTATCCAAAAATCCAATTGTAAAAAACCTCGACGGGATAAAAGGCGAGTTTGTAAGCTCCATTGATACCATTGCTGTAAAAAATGTCAGGAAGACCATCTTACTGGCTTCTTCTCCTTACAATAAAAAATTAGGGGCGCCGCATATCATCTCGCTGCAGGCCATTGAGCAGGAGCCAAACCCTAAAGAGTTCCAGAACCCCGAGAAGACGGTTGCTGTATTGCTTGAAGGGAAGTTTAAATCGGATTTTCTCGATCGCCCGGTACCTGAAGGGCTGAAGGAACCCATTGAGCGCCTTTAC
This genomic window contains:
- a CDS encoding glycoside hydrolase family 130 protein; the encoded protein is MRLFVERKPIRINPDPKRVIARFFFIGNERSRELIKRVMTLDDDTVFGIVSPLLQEYSKRHRNITRVLDRNCSKLKPLFKELKIDYKKLTDYRRLLVGSYFTHEYSVESAAFFNPSIVEDPDQTELQEGHKRVIISFRAVGEGHISSITFRRALIDQNNEITVLPAGNYIDEAEIIRNEIYNKKLFFDKAAITQTNVSILKELESKLDQHFEYSSLRRIIIDSQKLLGSDIKKFEYDKILWLADSYYEIVFSLDTDISDRVIFPISEFERKGIEDARFVSFRNEDGSIIYYATYTAYDGSLIMPKLLQTTDFITFKMKPLYGDGAQNKNLALFPRKINGKYAMISRIDGCNNFIMYSDNINVWETPILLQEPKYTWEFIQIGNCGSPIETEHGWIVITHGVGPMRRYVLGASLLKLDDPAVEIGRLKEPLLVPNSDEREGYVPNVLYSCGSIIHNGKLIIPYGVSDSSTAFAEVDLADLISKLISDKD
- a CDS encoding DUF58 domain-containing protein, which translates into the protein MQLKEDQEIRQLANLELLARQVVEGFITGLHQSPFHGFSVEFAEHRLYNSGESVKNIDWKLLARTDKLFVKQFEEETNLRCYLLLDTSSSMNFPEKGINKLQFSIYAIASLMYLFKKQRDAFGLCTFSDKLDGISQVKSTNTHLFYLYAELEKAYNQPKVNTATNITKVLHQVAGQIHQRSMVIIFSDMLENSLNPEKLQALFAAIQHLKYSKHEVIIFNVCDKQKEHDFNFDNRPHHFIDIESGEQVKVHPGKIRESYQSALQKYHHELELKCAQYHIDIIDAFIEDGYQHVLKEYLIKRNKMV
- the trxA gene encoding thioredoxin, with protein sequence MALEITDANFDELVLKSDKPVLVDFWAEWCGPCRMVGPVVEEIAKEYEGKAVVGKVNVDNNPGISMKFGIRNIPALLFFKNGEIVDKQIGAVPKSVLAGKLTAQL
- a CDS encoding ATP-binding cassette domain-containing protein, translated to MSILVESLTKVYGTQKAVDDISFSANQGVLGFLGPNGAGKSTTMKIITTFIPQTAGKVSVCGYDVNLQQQEVKRNIGYLPESNPLYLDMYVKESMAFIASVHRMKSPGKRIDEIIEQTGLGPEQHKKIGQLSKGYRQRVGLAQAMIHDPQVLIMDEPTSGLDPNQLIGIRQLILDLGKTKTVILSTHIMQEVEAVCDHVIIINKGKIVADDTLSGLRDKNQGKTLENIFIGLTNGLVRL
- the gldF gene encoding gliding motility-associated ABC transporter permease subunit GldF; the protein is MFSILKKEITSYLSSLVAYVTIGVFLLVLGLFLWVFPASSILDYGYAGLDSLFSTAPYLFMFLIPAITMRSLAEERREGTFELLLTRPLTDWQIVLGKYFASLTIVLFALLPTLVYYYSVYTLGSPQGNIDTGGVIGSYIGLFLLGAGFCAIGMFASAISKNQVIAFTVAVFLCFFFYSGFDSLSQLLSLQGLNLENLGITTHYDSVSRGVLDTRDLCYFIVLAGIFICLTLMMLLLQRQKSMRNPVLIKTFGFLLLISVLSSATFTRFDFTKEKRFTVSKISRGIMDSLKAPVRVIVYLQGDNFPRI
- the gldG gene encoding gliding motility-associated ABC transporter substrate-binding protein GldG, with translation MKRLQRATRDLLSDLQAYSNRKLEFYFVDPIAAIKKMPENLQKAEYDSLQVRGIVGQPYSTKTDNGVTQMLIFPEALIQFEGKDIAVNLLQSRIGLPEEEVYNNSIQNLEYAFSSAIKKITGGGRPIIAFTEGDHELNDLQMEDAMKSLSDGFNIGRINLKTVPFSMLMKVRLLVIPKPDTAFTELEKYKIDQYIMRGGKVFWAIDQVNAELDTMRVHGGDQMSFAKQLNLDDQLFTYGIRINYDLIADLNCAQIPIVTGNTGGQPQIQMIPWLYYPIFMPLSKNPIVKNLDGIKGEFVSSIDTIAVKNVRKTILLASSPYNKKLGAPHIISLQAIEQEPNPKEFQNPEKTVAVLLEGKFKSDFLDRPVPEGLKEPIERLYESKQTKMLVISDGDMLKNDIDKDGTPQSLGYDHYMRQNFGNKNLLLNIADYMTDDSGLIGLRTKEVQIRLLSRARIRSEKIYWQVLNNIVPLALLLTFAIFQHYIRKRKYAH